Proteins encoded together in one Equus asinus isolate D_3611 breed Donkey chromosome 12, EquAss-T2T_v2, whole genome shotgun sequence window:
- the LOC123284089 gene encoding ral guanine nucleotide dissociation stimulator-like, producing the protein MLTSLETGPIGAQKGLIPFLGTFLNYLLLLDTNMEDYLEGNEINYEKRSEEFKVTQQIFLLQEAVHLYHIEAEERFGAWFEAMEPLSEDESYSLSCHLEPPQERAGKMRRFFLPRKNRASLSSGLVTRPPTQNPATVADPGPSNSSSAACSSAAGTQLGNTRGPRPAPPMLMGRRTF; encoded by the exons ATGTTGACCAGCCTGGAGACGGGCCCCATAGGTGCCCAGAAG GGGCTCATCCCCTTCCTTGGCACATTCCTCAAttacctgctgctgctggacacCAACATGGAGGATTacctggag ggaaatgagatcaattatgagaaaaggagtgag GAATTCAAAGTCACCCAGCAGATCTTCCTGCTCCAGGAGGCAGTCCATCTTTACCACATTGAGGCTGAGGAGCGATTTGGGGCCTGGTTCGAGGCCATGGAGCCCCTCAGCGAGGATgagag ctacagcctgtcctgccacctGGAGCCCCCACAGGAGAGGGCCGGCAAGATGCGCCGGTTTTTCCTGCCCAGGAAGAACCGCGCATCTCTCAGCTCAGGGCTCG TCACCAGACCCCCGACGCAGAACCCAGCAACAGTGGCAGATCCCGGTCCTTCCAACAGCTCGAGTGCAGCCTGCTCTTCAGCGGCGGGGACACAGCTGGGAAACACGCGGGGCCCCAGGCCGGCTCCTCCCATGCTGATGgggagaagaacattctaa